A window from Betta splendens chromosome 1, fBetSpl5.4, whole genome shotgun sequence encodes these proteins:
- the zdhhc5a gene encoding palmitoyltransferase ZDHHC5-A isoform X1, whose product MPVGSSKSGGRGPSSSPLPHSVVPPSRPLRPSRYVPVSAATFFLVGSTTLFFCFTCPWLSERFSVAVPIYNGVIFLFVLANFCMATFMDPGIFPRAEEDEDKEDDFRAPLYKTVEIRGIQVRMKWCSTCRFYRPPRCSHCSVCDNCVEDFDHHCPWVNNCIGRRNYRYFFLFLLSLTAHIMAVFGFGLLFILYHRQNIDRLHAIVTLAVMCVAGLFFIPVAGLTGFHIVLVARGRTTNEQVTGKFRGGVNPFTNGCWKNVSHVLCSSQAPRYLGRKKGVQSVCVQPPFLRPQLTEAQLAAKILDNGIQGDLHRSKSSLEMMESQSCDAEPPPPPKPELRYPGITRGNTEECSLLNKAPPTPTMYKYRPTYSPGKNHTALTHAYANQLSRGESIGSARDSSSSTSSLLQASQQPGFRSQPSLDRRDASSDRVGGEGGGERREGGREVGAGGIPGYTLGGRSYPSFSDPTVLSGVASRSSCSTHTSTGAVHVSEATTTSASFKSLANQTPPPHHSSRNGSLSYDSLLAGGDHFDQGAVPGDVASGRPGTPAAGGYSSPFVSSQQRDAEMHLQSPHQHHRSAHHHHHPFLNRSSSSTSSPPPPPERESLLGEPHSVTGQPPPSSAPPPPHHHHHHHHHHHHAHHHHHHSSTATSRPPRFAPPSAPPHHAYPYRTRSTDTPLGPSSTSTTHPPRSPHPPPLGKSLSYSSAAAAEMQYRLVRKASASAGANAAGVGGGSGGMGGGGMQAPKDELMPIKPQNRTNGGQRFSLSSNSSCSAPSSPSHPVGMAARPGVALPSSALSPSHKPQSGGVKKVTGVGGTTYEISV is encoded by the exons ATGCCAGTGGGCAGCAGCAAGAGCGGAGGACGGGGTCCGTCCTCATCACCCCTCCCCCACAGCGTGGTGCCCCCCAGCAGACCCCTGCGACCCTCCCGCTACGTGCCAGTATCTGCAGCCACCTTCTTCCTCGTTGGCTCCACCACGCTGTTCTTCTGCTTCAC gtgTCCGTGGCTCTCGGAACGCTTCTCAGTAGCTGTCCCCATCTACAATGGAGTcatcttcctgtttgttttggctAACTTCTGTATGGCCACATTCATGGACCCTGGGATCTTCCCAAGAG ccgaggaggatgaggacaagGAGGATGATTTCCGTGCTCCCCTGTACAAGACAGTGGAGATCAGGGGGATCCAGGTCAGGATGAAGTGGTGCTCCACCTGTCGCTTCTATCGGCCGCCGCGGTGCTCACACTGCTCCGTCTGTGACAACTGTGTGGAG GACTTCGACCACCACTGTCCGTGGGTGAACAACTGCATCGGCAGGAGGAACTACCGatacttcttcctcttcctgctctctctcaCCGCTCACATCATGGCTGTGTTCGGCTTtggcctcctcttcatcctctacCATCGGCAAAACATCGACCGCCTGCACGCTATCGTCAC CTTGGCGGTCATGTGTGTTGCAGGCCTGTTCTTCATCCCTGTTGCCGGCCTTACTGGCTTTCACATCGTGCTTGTGGCCAGAGGAAGGACTACCAACGAACAG GTGACGGGGAAGTTTAGAGGAGGTGTTAATCCTTTCACCAATGGCTGCTGGAAGAATGTGTCTCAcgtcctctgcagctcccaggCTCCCAG GTACCTGGGCAGGAAGAAGGGCGTgcagagtgtttgtgtgcagcctcCCTTTCTGCGACCGCAGCTGACAGAAGCCCAGTTGGCTGCTAAAATCCTTGACAACGGCATCCAGGGAGACCTGCACCGG TCCAAGTCCAGTCTGGAAATGATGGAAAGTCAGTCCTGCGATGCagagccgccgcctcctcctaaACCGGAGCTCCGCTACCCTGGGATCACTAGAGGGAACACGGAGG AGTGCAGTCTGCTGAACAAAGCTCCACCCACCCCTACCATGTACAAATATAGGCCCACCTACAGCCCTGGCAAGAACCACACAGCCCTCACACATGCTTACGCCAATCAG TTAAGTCGGGGTGAGAGCATTGGCAGTGCCAGggactcgtcctcctccacctcctccctcctccaggccAGCCAGCAGCCTGGGTTCCGCTCCCAGCCCAGCCTGGACCGGAGAGACGCGTCATCAGACAGAGTGGGAGGGGAAGGCggtggggagaggagggagggaggcagggaggtggGGGCCGGCGGCATCCCTGGCTACACTCTGGGCGGCCGCTCCTACCCTTCCTTCTCAGACCCCACTGTTCTGTCTGGAGTGGCATCACGGTcttcctgctccacacacacctcaacaGGTGCCGTCCATGTCTCGGAGGcaaccaccacctcagccagcttCAAGAGCTTAGCCAATCAGACACCGCCACCTCATCACTCGTCTCGCAACGGCAGCCTGTCGTACGACAGTTTACTGGCCGGTGGGGATCATTTCGACCAGGGGGCAGTGCCGGGCGACGTCGCCTCTGGGAGACCCGGCACACCGGCAGCAGGCGGCTACAGCTCCCCTTTCGTGTCTTCACAGCAGAGGGATGCTGAGATGCACCTGCAGTCACCGCATCAGCACCACCGCtccgcccaccaccaccaccaccccttcCTCAAtcgctcatcctcctccacgtcctcccccccaccacctccagaGAGGGAGAGCCTGCTGGGTGAGCCCCACTCAGTTACCGGCCAGCCGCCCCCCTCCTCagcaccaccacccccccaccaccaccatcaccatcaccatcaccaccaccacgcccatcatcaccaccaccactccTCCACCGCTACTTCCCGCCCTCCTCGTTTTGCTCCCCCGAGTGCACCTCCCCACCATGCCTACCCGTACCGTACCCGCTCCACCGATACTCCTCTGggcccctcctccacctccacgacTCACCCTCCCCGCTCCCCTCACCCTCCACCACTGGGCAAATCACTATCATACTcgagcgccgctgccgctgaaATGCAGTATCGGCTGGTCCGAAAGGCCTCGGCGTCAGCTGGGGCGAATGCAGCGGGggtaggaggaggaagtggagggatgggaggaggaggaatgcaAGCACCGAA
- the zdhhc5a gene encoding palmitoyltransferase ZDHHC5-A isoform X2, with translation MPVGSSKSGGRGPSSSPLPHSVVPPSRPLRPSRYVPVSAATFFLVGSTTLFFCFTCPWLSERFSVAVPIYNGVIFLFVLANFCMATFMDPGIFPRAEEDEDKEDDFRAPLYKTVEIRGIQVRMKWCSTCRFYRPPRCSHCSVCDNCVEDFDHHCPWVNNCIGRRNYRYFFLFLLSLTAHIMAVFGFGLLFILYHRQNIDRLHAIVTLAVMCVAGLFFIPVAGLTGFHIVLVARGRTTNEQVTGKFRGGVNPFTNGCWKNVSHVLCSSQAPRYLGRKKGVQSVCVQPPFLRPQLTEAQLAAKILDNGIQGDLHRSKSSLEMMESQSCDAEPPPPPKPELRYPGITRGNTEECSLLNKAPPTPTMYKYRPTYSPGKNHTALTHAYANQLSRGESIGSARDSSSSTSSLLQASQQPGFRSQPSLDRRDASSDRVGGEGGGERREGGREVGAGGIPGYTLGGRSYPSFSDPTVLSGVASRSSCSTHTSTGAVHVSEATTTSASFKSLANQTPPPHHSSRNGSLSYDSLLAGGDHFDQGAVPGDVASGRPGTPAAGGYSSPFVSSQQRDAEMHLQSPHQHHRSAHHHHHPFLNRSSSSTSSPPPPPERESLLGMS, from the exons ATGCCAGTGGGCAGCAGCAAGAGCGGAGGACGGGGTCCGTCCTCATCACCCCTCCCCCACAGCGTGGTGCCCCCCAGCAGACCCCTGCGACCCTCCCGCTACGTGCCAGTATCTGCAGCCACCTTCTTCCTCGTTGGCTCCACCACGCTGTTCTTCTGCTTCAC gtgTCCGTGGCTCTCGGAACGCTTCTCAGTAGCTGTCCCCATCTACAATGGAGTcatcttcctgtttgttttggctAACTTCTGTATGGCCACATTCATGGACCCTGGGATCTTCCCAAGAG ccgaggaggatgaggacaagGAGGATGATTTCCGTGCTCCCCTGTACAAGACAGTGGAGATCAGGGGGATCCAGGTCAGGATGAAGTGGTGCTCCACCTGTCGCTTCTATCGGCCGCCGCGGTGCTCACACTGCTCCGTCTGTGACAACTGTGTGGAG GACTTCGACCACCACTGTCCGTGGGTGAACAACTGCATCGGCAGGAGGAACTACCGatacttcttcctcttcctgctctctctcaCCGCTCACATCATGGCTGTGTTCGGCTTtggcctcctcttcatcctctacCATCGGCAAAACATCGACCGCCTGCACGCTATCGTCAC CTTGGCGGTCATGTGTGTTGCAGGCCTGTTCTTCATCCCTGTTGCCGGCCTTACTGGCTTTCACATCGTGCTTGTGGCCAGAGGAAGGACTACCAACGAACAG GTGACGGGGAAGTTTAGAGGAGGTGTTAATCCTTTCACCAATGGCTGCTGGAAGAATGTGTCTCAcgtcctctgcagctcccaggCTCCCAG GTACCTGGGCAGGAAGAAGGGCGTgcagagtgtttgtgtgcagcctcCCTTTCTGCGACCGCAGCTGACAGAAGCCCAGTTGGCTGCTAAAATCCTTGACAACGGCATCCAGGGAGACCTGCACCGG TCCAAGTCCAGTCTGGAAATGATGGAAAGTCAGTCCTGCGATGCagagccgccgcctcctcctaaACCGGAGCTCCGCTACCCTGGGATCACTAGAGGGAACACGGAGG AGTGCAGTCTGCTGAACAAAGCTCCACCCACCCCTACCATGTACAAATATAGGCCCACCTACAGCCCTGGCAAGAACCACACAGCCCTCACACATGCTTACGCCAATCAG TTAAGTCGGGGTGAGAGCATTGGCAGTGCCAGggactcgtcctcctccacctcctccctcctccaggccAGCCAGCAGCCTGGGTTCCGCTCCCAGCCCAGCCTGGACCGGAGAGACGCGTCATCAGACAGAGTGGGAGGGGAAGGCggtggggagaggagggagggaggcagggaggtggGGGCCGGCGGCATCCCTGGCTACACTCTGGGCGGCCGCTCCTACCCTTCCTTCTCAGACCCCACTGTTCTGTCTGGAGTGGCATCACGGTcttcctgctccacacacacctcaacaGGTGCCGTCCATGTCTCGGAGGcaaccaccacctcagccagcttCAAGAGCTTAGCCAATCAGACACCGCCACCTCATCACTCGTCTCGCAACGGCAGCCTGTCGTACGACAGTTTACTGGCCGGTGGGGATCATTTCGACCAGGGGGCAGTGCCGGGCGACGTCGCCTCTGGGAGACCCGGCACACCGGCAGCAGGCGGCTACAGCTCCCCTTTCGTGTCTTCACAGCAGAGGGATGCTGAGATGCACCTGCAGTCACCGCATCAGCACCACCGCtccgcccaccaccaccaccaccccttcCTCAAtcgctcatcctcctccacgtcctcccccccaccacctccagaGAGGGAGAGCCTGCTGG